A genomic region of Nitrospirota bacterium contains the following coding sequences:
- the ssb gene encoding single-stranded DNA-binding protein, whose protein sequence is MTSFNKVILLGNLTRDPEVRYTPSGSAVASFAIAVNRKYKQGEETREEVSYIDIVVFGKQAENCGQYLNKGDAALIEGRLQQRRWDDKETGQKRSKVEVAAQSVTFMPKRQSSGQAAGHAHAEPAPEPPVEEGDIPF, encoded by the coding sequence ATGACGAGCTTTAACAAAGTGATCCTGCTGGGCAATCTCACCCGCGACCCCGAGGTGCGCTATACCCCCAGCGGGAGCGCAGTGGCGAGTTTCGCCATCGCCGTCAACCGCAAGTACAAGCAGGGGGAAGAGACCCGGGAAGAAGTCAGCTACATCGACATCGTGGTATTCGGCAAACAGGCGGAAAACTGCGGCCAGTATCTCAACAAGGGTGATGCCGCGCTGATCGAAGGCCGCCTGCAGCAGCGCCGGTGGGACGACAAGGAAACCGGCCAGAAGCGCAGCAAGGTCGAGGTCGCGGCCCAGTCCGTCACGTTCATGCCGAAGCGGCAGTCATCGGGCCAGGCCGCGGGGCACGCCCATGCGGAGCCCGCGCCGGAGCCGCCCGTAGAGGAAGGGGATATCCCCTTCTGA
- the rpsF gene encoding 30S ribosomal protein S6 has product MHIYESIFIINPNLSDEETANTIKKMQDVVVKQGGEMLKFEDWGKKKLTYEIKKQKRGHYAFFQFKAAPAAVSELERTYKLTDSVIKFLTVRLEKELRTRPAPKPKKKDAAKAEAGKAQA; this is encoded by the coding sequence ATGCACATTTACGAATCCATCTTTATCATCAACCCCAATCTTTCCGACGAAGAGACCGCCAATACCATCAAGAAGATGCAGGACGTCGTGGTCAAACAGGGCGGAGAGATGCTCAAGTTCGAGGACTGGGGCAAGAAAAAACTCACTTACGAGATCAAAAAACAGAAGCGGGGCCACTATGCATTCTTCCAGTTCAAGGCCGCGCCTGCGGCGGTCAGCGAACTGGAGCGCACCTATAAGCTCACGGATTCAGTGATCAAGTTCCTGACCGTAAGGCTGGAAAAAGAGCTTCGCACCAGACCCGCTCCCAAACCGAAGAAGAAGGACGCGGCAAAGGCCGAGGCCGGCAAGGCCCAGGCGTAG
- the rpsR gene encoding 30S ribosomal protein S18, which yields MAEYPARTERSSDSRPRDTRDGKGPDKRRRFQVRRKVCRFCVDKTPFIDYKDIKTLRFFVTERGKILPRRISGNCARHQREVTVAVQRSRNIAMLPFSGEK from the coding sequence ATGGCAGAGTATCCTGCAAGGACTGAACGGTCCTCCGACTCAAGGCCGAGGGACACCCGGGATGGAAAGGGCCCGGACAAACGCAGGCGGTTCCAGGTACGCCGGAAGGTGTGCCGGTTCTGCGTTGACAAAACGCCTTTCATCGACTACAAGGACATCAAGACGCTCCGCTTCTTCGTCACGGAGCGCGGGAAGATCCTTCCCCGCCGCATCTCGGGCAACTGCGCCCGGCATCAGCGGGAAGTGACGGTCGCGGTGCAGCGGTCGCGGAAC